Proteins encoded within one genomic window of Gambusia affinis linkage group LG23, SWU_Gaff_1.0, whole genome shotgun sequence:
- the cd36 gene encoding platelet glycoprotein 4, with the protein MGCCNRRCGLIAGAVVGALVAVLGGILFPVGDIIIQGTVEKEAVIEPGTTAYENWAAAGTKVYRQFWLFEVTNPLEVLDYGAKPLVVERGPYTYMTRYLAKENITFHSNHTVSFLLPNGAIFEPSMSVGTEEDKITSLNLAVVGAYSAIPTALHSIVETLIKTTNSSLFQRRTVRELLFGYTDPILRGDVGFFLDYNKTSDGPYNVFTGKDDISKVGKIDMWNENRSLGFWNDEYCDMLNGTDASSFPPFVNKKEPLFFFSSDICRSVSASYERTVDLKGIDVYRYSLLSSTLASPVDNPDNKCFCSNMKTSKNCTLAGVLDISSCQQGRPIYISLPHFLHGSPVLRTDVLGLNPHEEHHKTFLDVEPTTGFTLNFAKRIQVNMMYGPSKVITVLKKVKDYTLFPLVWLNETATLDDETAEMFKKELLSRIQMLEIIQQVLLGVGIGVFILCLLGYCIVRRSHNKKELA; encoded by the exons ATGGGCTGCTGTAACAGAAGGTGTGGGCTGATCGCCGGAGCCGTGGTCGGGGCACTGGTGGCCGTCCTGGGAGGCATCCTGTTCCCCGTGGGAGACATCATCATTCAGGGAACTGTGGAGAAG GAAGCCGTCATTGAGCCGGGGACGACGGCGTACGAGAACTGGGCGGCTGCAGGGACAAAGGTGTATCGGCAGTTCTGGCTCTTCGAGGTGACGAATCCGCTGGAGGTTCTGGACTACGGCGCCAAACCGCTGGTGGTAGAAAGAGGACCATATACCTACAT GACAAGATATCTcgcaaaagaaaacatcacgTTCCACTCCAATCACACCGTCTCCTTCCTGCTGCCAAACGGTGCCATCTTTGAGCCGTCCATGTCAGTGGGAACAGAAGAAGACAAAATCACCTCACTCAACCTGGCGGTGGTT ggagCTTATTCAGCGATTCCAACAGCGTTACATTCAATCGTGGAGACGCTGATAAAGACCACCAACTCTTCCTTATTTCAGCGCCGCACAGTCAGAGAGCTGCTTTTTGGATACACGGATCCCATACTGAGAGGAGATGTGGGCTTCTTCTTAGAT TACAATAAAACATCTGATGGCCCCTACAATGTCTTCACTGGGAAAGATGACATCTCAAAAGTGGGAAAGATCGACATGTGGAACGAAAACAG GAGCTTAGGTTTCTGGAATGATGAATACTGTGACATGCTTAATGGGACAG ATGCTTCCTCCTTCCCTCCCTTTGTGAACAAGAAGGAACCgctgtttttcttctcctcagACATCTGCAG GTCTGTGTCAGCCAGCTATGAGAGGACTGTGGATCTGAAAGGAATCGATGTGTACCGATACTCACTTCTCTCATCCACTCTGGCCTCCCCTGTGGACAATCCAGACAACAAATGTTTCTGCTCAAACATGAAGACCTCCAAAAATTGCACATTGGCCGGCGTGCTGGACATCAGTAGCTGTCAGCAAG GGAGGCCTATTTATATCTCGCTGCCCCACTTCCTGCATGGCAGTCCAGTACTGCGGACGGATGTGCTTGGCTTAAACCCCCATGAAGAGCACCACAAAACCTTTCTGGATGTTGAACCT ACCACTGGGTTTACTCTGAACTTTGCCAAGAGAATTCAAGTGAACATGATGTACGGACCATCAAAAGTCATCAC GGTGCTCAAGAAAGTAAAGGACTACACCTTATTCCCTCTTGTTTGGCTAAATGAG ACAGCGACACTGGATGATGAAACAGCAGAGATGTTCAAGAAGGAGCTCCTATCTCGTATCCAGATGTTGGAGATCATACAGCAAGTGCTCCTGGGTGTCGGTATTGGCGTCTTCATCTTGTGTCTTCTTGGTTACTGTATTGTGCGAAGGAGCCATAACAAAAAAGAACTTGCGTAG